Proteins found in one Candidatus Polarisedimenticolia bacterium genomic segment:
- the rnr gene encoding ribonuclease R, which translates to MSRADRETRQAIVEFMGAPGYRPATARDLVRLLRLDRARRHEFKRILKSLLNDDLVVKIGSNRYALREWAASREASRRHVASGRPGGRHEARQPARAQPRGQKIVAGRIQRHPRGFGFVTPDAGGPDVFVPPRGVGDLVDGDRVAVRIVRDDGRGRAEGEVVRLLEKSRKRVLGLYRARGPGLRGGTVQAYDRLFESDIVVAEEQAGKAEDGMVVGVEILRPPMERRPATGRVVEVLGSPDEPGMDLKTIVRKYDLKVEFPPDVLADAGAAPERVAEEELRGREDFRALPIVTIDGETAMDFDDAVHVAKNADGTYVLQVHIADVAHYVRPESALDREAYERGTSVYFPGTALPMLPHRLSNGICSLNPGVDRLVQSCLMTIDGHGKVTDYRFADGVIRSVERMTYTSVAKILVDKDAETAARYRPLVPMFRLMEELCGVLNGKRRRRGSIDFDLPEPELLLAATGEMTGIVPLERNVAHRLIEEFMLAANETVAGHIFRARVPSIYRIHERPDPKKLEEFDAVAQAFGYRLARPFESIEPRAFQDLVEMAKGRPEERFLSRLMLRSMKQARYHHQRDMHFGLAASCYTHFTSPIRRYPDLIVHRILRRVRRPAPLSDRERRGLEDFLPEAALHSSRMERNADDAEWELVEWKKTAFMAERVGEEFDGFILSAHPFGLFVELQEYFISGLVKIESLPGDRYRFLEKKQILKGERFGRVFKLGDRVRVRVDRVDQFHLRVEFSLAESGDPAPPGRRRRGRAGA; encoded by the coding sequence ATGAGCCGAGCGGACAGGGAGACGCGGCAGGCCATCGTCGAGTTCATGGGGGCGCCGGGATACCGGCCGGCCACCGCGCGCGATCTGGTGCGACTCCTCCGGCTGGATCGGGCCCGCCGCCACGAGTTCAAAAGAATTCTGAAGTCCCTCCTCAACGACGACCTGGTGGTGAAGATCGGCAGCAACCGCTACGCGCTGCGGGAATGGGCGGCCTCCAGGGAGGCGTCGCGGCGGCACGTCGCCTCGGGGCGCCCCGGCGGGCGTCACGAGGCCCGGCAGCCGGCGCGAGCGCAGCCGCGCGGGCAGAAGATCGTGGCGGGTCGGATCCAGAGACACCCGCGCGGGTTCGGGTTCGTCACGCCGGATGCCGGCGGGCCCGACGTCTTCGTGCCGCCGCGAGGGGTCGGCGATCTGGTGGACGGCGACCGGGTCGCCGTGCGCATCGTGCGGGACGACGGCCGGGGCCGCGCCGAGGGGGAGGTCGTCCGGCTGCTCGAGAAGTCCCGCAAGCGGGTCCTGGGCCTCTACCGCGCCCGGGGCCCGGGATTGCGGGGCGGGACGGTGCAGGCCTACGACCGGCTGTTCGAGAGCGACATCGTCGTCGCCGAGGAGCAGGCCGGGAAAGCCGAGGACGGGATGGTCGTCGGCGTCGAGATCCTGCGCCCGCCCATGGAGCGACGCCCGGCCACGGGACGCGTGGTGGAGGTCCTGGGGTCCCCGGACGAGCCGGGAATGGACCTCAAGACGATCGTGCGCAAATACGACCTGAAGGTGGAGTTTCCTCCGGACGTCCTGGCGGATGCCGGCGCGGCCCCGGAGCGCGTCGCCGAGGAGGAGCTGCGCGGCCGGGAGGACTTCCGCGCCCTGCCGATCGTGACCATCGACGGAGAGACCGCCATGGACTTCGACGACGCGGTGCACGTCGCGAAGAACGCCGACGGGACCTACGTGCTTCAGGTTCATATCGCCGACGTGGCGCACTACGTGCGGCCGGAGAGCGCCCTCGACCGCGAGGCGTACGAGCGCGGCACGAGTGTCTACTTCCCCGGGACCGCGCTGCCGATGCTGCCGCACCGGTTGAGCAACGGCATCTGCTCCCTCAATCCCGGAGTCGATCGCCTGGTGCAGTCGTGCCTGATGACGATCGACGGGCACGGCAAGGTGACCGACTACCGGTTCGCCGACGGGGTCATCCGGAGCGTCGAGCGCATGACCTACACCAGCGTGGCGAAGATCCTGGTGGACAAGGACGCCGAGACGGCGGCGCGCTACCGCCCCCTGGTGCCGATGTTCCGGTTGATGGAGGAGCTGTGCGGCGTGCTCAACGGGAAGCGGCGGCGGCGCGGCAGCATCGACTTCGACCTGCCGGAGCCGGAGCTCCTCCTGGCGGCCACCGGCGAGATGACCGGCATCGTGCCCCTGGAGCGGAACGTGGCGCACCGGCTGATCGAGGAGTTCATGCTGGCGGCGAACGAGACCGTCGCCGGGCACATTTTCCGCGCCCGGGTGCCGTCGATCTACCGCATCCACGAGCGCCCCGATCCGAAGAAGCTCGAGGAGTTCGACGCCGTGGCGCAGGCCTTCGGATACCGCCTGGCGCGCCCGTTCGAGTCGATCGAGCCGCGCGCCTTCCAGGACCTCGTCGAGATGGCGAAGGGGCGCCCGGAAGAGCGCTTCCTGTCGAGGCTGATGCTGCGCTCGATGAAGCAGGCGCGCTACCATCATCAGCGCGACATGCACTTCGGCCTGGCGGCCTCGTGCTACACCCACTTCACCTCGCCCATCCGCCGCTATCCGGACCTGATCGTGCATCGCATTCTCCGCCGGGTGCGCCGGCCCGCGCCCCTGAGCGATCGCGAGCGCCGGGGCCTCGAGGACTTCCTGCCGGAGGCGGCGCTGCACTCGTCGCGCATGGAGCGGAACGCCGATGACGCCGAATGGGAGCTGGTGGAGTGGAAGAAGACCGCCTTCATGGCCGAGCGCGTCGGCGAGGAGTTCGACGGCTTCATCCTCTCCGCCCACCCGTTCGGCCTGTTCGTCGAGCTGCAGGAGTATTTCATCAGCGGCCTGGTCAAGATCGAATCGCTTCCCGGCGATCGCTACCGCTTCCTGGAGAAGAAGCAGATCCTGAAAGGGGAGCGGTTCGGCCGGGTGTTCAAGCTGGGAGATCGCGTCCGAGTGCGTGTCGACCGCGTGGACCAGTTCCATCTCAGGGTGGAGTTCTCGCTCGCGGAGAGCGGCGACCCGGCACCGCCGGGACGCCGGCGTCGCGGGCGGGCGGGAGCCTGA
- a CDS encoding archease: MPAGYEFFEHTADAGAVVRGATLPRLFEHAACALFDLVCDRRTVRPRRAVRIAVEGSSLEDLLVRWLSELLYRLETEGILFSSFKVERVDRLRFRARGTARGEPIDRARHQLRREIKAVTYHQIRLVRGRSAWRVRIVFDV; the protein is encoded by the coding sequence ATGCCGGCCGGGTACGAGTTCTTCGAGCACACGGCCGACGCGGGGGCCGTGGTCCGGGGAGCCACGCTGCCGCGACTGTTCGAGCACGCCGCCTGCGCTCTGTTCGACCTCGTCTGCGACAGGCGGACGGTGCGTCCCCGGCGCGCGGTCCGCATCGCGGTCGAGGGCTCGAGCCTCGAGGATCTGCTGGTTCGCTGGTTGAGCGAGCTCCTCTACCGGCTGGAGACGGAAGGGATCCTGTTCTCCTCGTTCAAGGTCGAGCGGGTCGATCGCCTGCGATTCCGCGCCCGCGGCACGGCGCGGGGAGAGCCGATCGACCGGGCGCGTCACCAGCTGCGACGCGAGATCAAGGCGGTGACCTACCACCAGATCCGCCTGGTGCGCGGCCGGAGCGCCTGGAGGG